The genome window CCCTGGCTTAGCACCCAAGATCGTGCATGACCTGGCCCCTGCCGCCCCTCCGGCCCGCCTCTTACCACTTATACCCCATTCCAGCAGTGCCCAGATAGCTGTCGTCCCACAAACGTAGCAACTGTTTCTCACCACCGAGCATTGCCCACATAGCTACCCTGTCTGGAGTGCCCTTGCCTGACCTTCCCTGCCCAAATAACTCCCACTCTTCCATCACAGCTCCGATCAAATATTAGCCTTCCCCAAGAAGCACCCGCCTCGATTTGGAGAATCCCCCCCATAGACTTCTTAGCATGTCTCTCCAGCACTTCTCTGACCAATGTGACTCTTCGATAGACTATAAGCTCCTTTAGCGCAGGGACCACATCTCATTAAGAGTCATGTTtggccccacccagacctgccTGTCCCTCTGCCCTATCCAGACACGAAGCATCTCAGACTCCAGGGTTGAAAGCAAATGCAGAGAATCCAACTGCCCTCTTCAGTGCTTGGGTTCCCATCAAGTAGTACTCAGTACCCACTTACACACCTCCAGTGACGGAAGCCCACTCCCTTCCCTTAGCAATGACAGCACATCAAGTATTGAAAGCATCATCTTCCATGTCCAGCTCACAGGGCATCTGGAAAGCTTGTCTGAGGAGGAAAAGCTGGCTGAGGGAAAGAATTCCAAATGCGTTCCAGGGCCACTTTCCAGGAGTATCAGCTTTATGGTGGGGGGATGCTTTAAATTCTAGAATCCTGCCAGGTTGGAGGAAAAAGGACCTGAGACATCATGGAGTCTGACCCCTTAATTGTGCTAATGGGGAGACCAAGACCCAGAGAGGGCAAGTGGCTGACCCTAGATCACAGAGAGTGAGTAGCTCAGCTGGGATTGGAGCCCAACTGTGGACTCTACAGCTGATGGCAGAATTCAGAGCCTGAAGGCTTAGCAGGTTGGCAGAAACTTGTGCACCAGGTTCCAGGTCACCCCCATTCCCGACAGACACACAGCCATATACCACCCCTCCCATCTCTGGAGGCTGAGGCTGActcttgggggagggggaggcagtcACCTGCAGAAGCTAGGTCAGGCTGGCCGAGTGCCCGGTTGCCCTCCACAGCCTGTGTGCACTTGCACACTCAGGGTCTACTTGGAGGCCAGTTGGCAAAGCACTGGAGGGTGGTGGGTCTGAGGTAATAATAACACAGGTGCACAGTCCTCAGGCGAAACCCTCAGGGCCAGATGTGCGTCAATCcagaatttttcatattttagaaagGCAGTAtcgccctgcactggtccctgcACCACAAAGGGTCCCACACTTTGGAGtgtattaaaattttctaaatcccCTCTGCTTAGGACTGGCCGAGGCTGGTGTGCTGGCAGCAGGGTGCCCCAAGTTTGAACTGGGACCTGCATGAGTCCCAGACCTCATTTCTTCCCTCCCAGGAGAACTAAAGCTCGGAGAGGGAAAGGGACTGCCCAGGATGCACAGCAAGTCAGTGGCTGAGCCAGGACTTGAATCCAGGGCCTTGGGCTCTGAGATCCACCCTGACTCAGGAGCCAGAACTGTGATCTATATCTCCCAGACCCAGGTTTAGGGTCTGAGTGCTGTCCTCTGCCCCCAGACCTTCACTGCCTGGTGCAACTCACATCTGCGCAAGGCAGGCACCCAGATTGAAAACATCGAGGAGGATTTCCGCAATGGCCTCAAACTCATGCTGCTCCTGGAGGTGATTTCAGGTGAGGCATGCAAACCAGTTCACAGGGGCCCCGGGACCCAGGGGAATCTGGAGAGCTGGGGGAATAGTGGCAGCAGAGTGCTGGAGGGGACTtgagaggggagggggggagtttGGGGACAATGTCTGTAGCTGTCTCCCATGACCTTTGACCCTTGACCTCTCCTCTTATATTCAGGAGAGAGGCTGCCCAGGCCAGACAAAGGCAAGATGCGCTTCCACAAGATCGCCAATGTCAACAAGGCCCTGGACTTCATTGCCAGCAAGGGGGTTAAGCTGGTGTCCATCGGTGCTGAAGGTGAGGAGGTGACAAGAGGGGACCTGGGTGGGGAGTAGGGGTTCTCCTCGCAAGCAACCTTTGTGAGCACCAGTTTTCTCATCTCAACGATGGGGATAATCATCCCTGCCTTGCACGCAGGAGGGACTGTAAGGAGCAAATGTACCCAAAGTGCCAGCACAGCACCAAGTACCTAGTGTGTGTtcaagaaatcatttttaaataacaataggTGCTTATTGAGCAGCTGCTAGGTGCCAGCCCTGGGACGGGGGACAAGGGCTATCGGGCTGAGCGGGAGCAAGGTGAGCTGAGGCCTGGTAGCACAGGCCTTGTATGCCAGGCAGAATCTGTCCCCTTACCCCACCCTGCAGAGATCGTCGACGGGAACCTTAAGATGACCCTGGGCATGATCTGGACCATCATCCTGCGCTTCGCCATCCAGGACATCTCTGTGGAGGGTGAGCAGGGGGAAGGAGGCTGGGTGAGAGGGCTGGCCCGGACCTCTTCCCAGCTCATGCTTCCGCCCCATCCCCACCCAGAAACCTCGGCCAAGGAAGGCTTGCTCCTGTGGTGCCAGCGGAAGACTGCGCCATACCGCAATGTCAACGTGCAGAACTTCCACACCAGGTCTGTCGGCTGGCCAGCAAGCATGCCCTGGCCTCTGTGGGTACAGGGGCACAGAGAGGAGCCCTCCCTAGTCAGTGAGGGGCACGAGACTGGCTGCTGTCACAAGCCACAGGGGAGGGAGAGCGCACAGGCAAGATCCTGGGACAGTGTCTGAAAATCCGAGGACTCAGTGACTGTCGAATGGAACAGAACTGAATCCAGGAGGATTATCGAGAATTCCTGGGGGAGGGAGCTTTGGAGACATTCCTGGAAGGGCATTCCAGCTAGGGAGAACCTGGGGGCCAAGGCCGTCTACAAATTGGTCTGGCCTAAGCATAGGGTAGGGGTGGGAAGCAATCGCGATGCGCTTGCAGGAGATGGACCGAGTCATAATGAAGGGCCTCAAGTGCCAAGCTAAGGAGCTTGTGCTTTGCTCCCGCTTCCAGAGGAGGTTGTCATGCTGCAGGTGCTCCCGGGCCAAGGATGGGGCAGGGCCTCAGCTTGAATCTGGGACTGACCCTCACTTCTCTCTGTCCAGCTGGAAGGATGGACTGGCCCTGTGTGCTCTCATCCACCGACACCGCCCTGACCTCATCGACTACGCCAAACTGCGCAAGGTTGGCCTCTGTCAGCCATGGCCCCAAGTCCCCAAACTCTGCCCTCCGCTGACCTTTTGCCTCTCCCTGCTCACACCCATGTAGGATGACCCCATTGGCAACCTGAACACTGCTTTCGAGGTGGCGGAGAAATACCTGGACATCCCCAAGATGTTGGATGCAGAAGGTAAGAGTGAACCTAGCACAGGCCTGGGCTCCACTTACTCATCAGGGGCCTGGCCCATCCTCCACACCTTAGCCCAGCTCTTCCCCCCTCCTGCAAtgctctgccccccacccctcaccctggCCAGAATCCTTCCTGCCATGGTCTCCGTCCTCCAGGAGCCATCTGATCTTGTCCCCTGCCCCTCTCCACCCAGTGGAATCAGCCTGTCCTGCCTTTCCCCTATGCAATGGCTCCACCCTCTGCCTCGCAGCCTAGCTACCTGTGTTACCTGGGTTCCCCAAGACTGGTAGCTCCTCTGGGGCATGCCCTGCCTCTGGTCCCTGTGTCCAAGCAAGCCGTTTAGTCAAGTGAAGCAGCAAACATTctcttgagcacctactgtgcgtGGTGCTCTGGCTGTGTGGGTTCCAATGGAGGAGAATGTGTTCTGGATCCTGGGGAGCTCATGGGCTTGGggaaaagacagacagacaaaaggaGTTACAGGTTGGTTAGTGGCACCAGGCAGTGCGGACCAGTCCCTCATGAGGGCCACAGTCTGTTCGCTTACCCACCCCTTAATGCTTTGCTCACCCCACAGAGGGAGGTTGCTGGGCCCTGGGATGATTGGAGAGGACTTCAGGGGAGAGCAAGCCACTGGGCTTGGGGTAGCTGGCAGCTGGGGTCCATGGCTGCATGTCTCCACCACTCCTATCCTGAGGGAGTTCTCTGCTTGGGCGGGGCTTGAGCCTGTTCTCTACCCCTGGCTTTGGCCAATATACATCTCACTGCCCTCCCCCAGACATCGTGAACACCCCAAAGCCAGATGAGAAGGCCATCATGACCTATGTCTCCTGCTTCTACCATGCCTTTGCTGGGGCTGAGCAGGTAACCGGTGCCTCACCGCTGCTGCCTAGGCTAGGCTTTTGGAGGTGCCCAACATGTGAAGGGGCCAGACTGTGTGGGTGGGAGTGCCACTGTCCCAGTCCCATGCACTCTGTCCTTAGGGAGCTCAGGAGCAGAGGCCTCTGGCCTGGAAGCTCGCTCCCCACCCAAGAGATGTGCTTCCCCATCCTCCCCCTACTTGCATGGGCCCAGGTTTTTAAGGGCTTTACAGAGGGAGGCGGGGTCAGGGGTGTTGAAAGCAGCTTGTTTTAATGCCAGCCCTTCTGTCCACCCCCACCACAGGCAGAGACAGCTGCCAACAGGATCTGCAAGGTGCTGGCTGTGAACCAGGAAAACGAGAAGCTGATGGAGGAATATGAGAAGCTTGCCAGTGAGGTGAGGCTGGGGCCAGAGAACCCTCTTCCACCaggctctccccaccccacccccactaaCCCCAGCCTAACCCTGCTAACCCCAAACATGGGCCTGCGAGCCTCCCTTTTCTCAGAGTAGCCCTGGCCTCCCCCGAGCCTCCTCCTGCCTGTCCCCACCCATCACCTGCCCTTCTGCCTACCCAAGCTCCTGGtcattcactaattcattcatcattcatttatttactcattcattgatccattcactcacatttttttttttttttggcagacttttttctttggcggctggcatggggatccgaacccttgaccttggtgtttcaaggctgtgctctaaccaaatgagctaaccagccagcccattcattcactcattcatattTAGGCAGTCATGTGGCCCTTTGCTCTGTGCCAACCTATACTAGCCCCTGGACTCAGAAATTAACTGTCCCGCTCCTTCCCTGACTAGTGGAGACTAGCCCATTCTGCTCTCCATAGTTGTGAAAGTCACCCCAAACATACTTTAGGCCCAGCCCTCTGGCCACAGCCTGGGTGTGGGTGGAAAGGGTGGCTGAGATGGGCAGGTTGGCTCAGAGCTCTCTGAGTTGCTCCTGCCTGGCCCTGGCAGCTGCTGGAGTGGATCCGCCGCACTGTACCATGGCTGGAGAACCGTGTGGGTGAGCCCAGCATGAGCGCCATGCAGCGCAAGCTGGAGGACTTTCGGGACTACCGGCGCCTGCACAAGCCGCCCCGCGTTCAGGAGAAGTGCCAGCTGGAGATCAACTTCAACACACTGCAAACCAAGCTGCGGCTGAGCCACCGGCCTGCCTTCATGCCCTCTGAGGGCAAGCTGGTCTCGgtgagccaggctggggatgggggttgCCCCAACTCTGCCTGCATGCCCTGGGTGACTTTGGGCTCCATGTCCGCATCTATACAATGGGTGAACCGTGATGGAGGGCActtctgcctgccccacaggATATTGCCAATGCATGGCAGGGACTGGAGCAGGTGGAAAAGGGTTATGAGGACTGGCTGCTCTCAGAGATCCGGCGCCTGCAGCGACTCCAGCACCTGGCTGAGAAGTTCCAGCAGAAGGCCTCCCTGCATGAAGCCTGGACCCGGGGTATGTGCACCTCAAGGGGCTGGACTCTCTCCTGGGGTGGGGACTAGTGGAGGATGAGGTTCCTGGCAAAATGCAGAGGACAAGGGTAGGTGCTCAGCAGGGAAGCTGGAGACCAGATATCTAGCCCTAGTTGGCTTGCTGTGCTGCAACCTCGGCCTCTCTTTGGGccatagtttctttatctgtaaactCAGCCCCTTCTCCCCCAGCAATCCTCCTGGCTCTGGCCTTCTGTAAATCTGCTCTGATTAATTTGTCATTTAgccttttatttatatgtagcaGTTGTCCAAAGGTGAGTCTGTCCCTAACCCTAACATCATTTATGTTATACTCATgtgatatatttattattcataagTGTACTCATAAGTGACACTAAAACGTCGCATGAGTCAAATATATCACTCTGTATAGAAATATTCATTCAGTATTCTGTCAGGGATTTTAATCCTCTAAATGAATGATTCCTGcctaaaaataatgaacaaacaCTAATAATGGATTATGGACATAATGAATAACACTGGTTTGGTATAATAAGAGTTCCTTAAATTTACAACTAATTATGTGACCCTGGAGAGGTCTCCGAACTGCTTATCCTGTTACCTGCTCTGCAAAATGCAGAGGCACTAGGTAAATGGTCACTACCGCTATTATTATGATTatgttggtttttatttgcaaaattataACTATCATTCACAAAAcatctttacatttattattcactcatccaacaaatatttgccAAGGATCtaccaagtgccaggcactgtgccaggtgctggggaaatAGAGGTGAACGAAGGAAACCGGGTCAGGGGCTCATGGGGTTCACAGAGTCGTTGAGAGGTAGCTCGCCATCAATAATTCCAAAACTGGACCAGGACCAGCCTGGGCGGTGACGTCCTTTACGGGCCTTGCCGCGGAACAGGAGCTTTACTTAACTTTAACGCTGCCGCCTCAGAGCAAAGCCCTAGGGTGGGCCGGGCAGGTGTGATCACCTGCATTCACAGGTGAAGATTCTCCGCGGTCACGCAGCCCGGCCCGAACCCCGGCTCCTGCCTGGTGACGGAGCCGGTCCTCTCTCCGAGCAGGGAAGGAGGAGATGCTAAGCCAGCGCGACTACGAGTCGGCATCGCTACAGGAGGTGCGGGCGCTTCTGCGGCGCCACGAGGCCTTCGAGAGCGACCTGGCGGCGCACCAGGACCGCGTGGAGCACATCGCCGCGCTGGCCCAGGAGCTCAAGTAGGCGTGGCCcctgccaggccccgcccccggcgcGAGCCCCGCCCGGCCCCCGTGGCCTTCCTTTGGACACTTGGTTCTCCCGGGTTCGGTGACCTCGCCGTGGTACCCGcgtccttccccatccccactcGCTCCGCCCCCTGCAGaaaccccagccccacctccgGACCCCGCTCTGCTGCCCACACCCTTCCCCAGCAGCGCTACACCTGCCCCGCTCCGTGGGCCTGCCCCTTAACCGGCCGCTGCAGGCCCGCCCGCTACCCTAAATCCTCCCTTGGCCTCCCCACCTTCTCCTGCAAACCCGCCCATTCCCGCAGGATCCCGCCCCCGAAACTCCAGGCCCCGAATCCAAGCATCTCTGGGCACTGGAGCTGAAGGCTCGTGGGCGCCCCGCTTCCCGAAGGAACGCGCTCGGAGCCCCTCTAGGAAAACCCCTCTTCACCTGCCCGGGCATCCTTAAGCCTTCACCACCGGTCAGGGCAGACAGGCAGGAGGAAATCTGGGCCCAGGTCTGGGCCCGCACTGGCTGCCTTCTCGCCCCCAGTGAGCTGGACTACCACGACGCAGCGTCAGTGAACAGCCGCTGCCAGGCCATCTGCGACCAGTGGGACAACTTGGGCACACTGACCCAGAAGAGGCGGGACGCACTAGAggtgggctgggggccagggagCCGGAGGCTGAACGCTAGTGAGGCCGGACCTATGGACAGGCTGCTAACGCCCCATCTCCTGGGCTCCCAGCGGATGGAGAAGCTCCTGGATACCATCGACCAGCTGCAGCTGGAGTTTGCCCGGCGGGCAGCGCCCTTCAACAACTGGCTGGACGGTGCCGTGGAGGACCTGCAGGACGTATGGCTGGTGCACTCAGTGGAGGAGACCCAGGTGGGCACAGGGCTTGGTAGTGGGTGCTGGATGGGATGACAGGGAAGCTGGCCCCAAATCCTGTCAACCATTCCTTTGGCTCCTGGGAAGTGGGGATGGGAGGAAAACCCCAGTTCCTCCGTGCTGGGCCAGGAGACAGGAGGCCGAGGTTCTCATACCAACCCTGCCTGGGACCACTGGATGGTCGAGCACATTGCTGCTCTTTGTGTTGCCCGTGGCAAGTTGGGGGCACTGACTCATGCTTCCTGCCCTTCACCCCAGAACCTGCTGACAGCACATGAACAGTTCAAAGCAACACTGCCCGAGGCTGACCGAGAGCGAGGTGCCATCCTGGGCATCCAGGGTGAAATCCAGAAGATCTGCCAAACGTATGGGCTGCGGCCCAGCTCCACCAACCCCTATATCACCCTAAGCCCACAGGACATCAACACCAAGTGGGACATGGTCAGTGCCACCTGTAACCTTCCCCTGCACAGACCCCCACCTTCCCCCAACTCTATAACCATCCTGAAACCTCTGGGGTCCCCCGATATGGAGAATAAAGTCCACTTTCAGATCTGGGATCTCCAGACTCCATGTGGCATTGGGTAAGTCACCTTGCCTGTTGTGGCTTCATCTGTATAATGGCCATAACAGCATTTTCCAGTCAGGACTGATGTGAAGTAGAATTAAATCTTTGTGCCGAAAACTTATAAAACCACCTATGTTAGTTATAAATGATGTCATCAGCCCCAtgatacagatgaggaaactgaagcctagaggttgagtgacttgcccaagagcTTGCCTATGTAGCCAACAATTTGGCTCGCAGCAACAGGGGCTGAGGTGTGAGGTGCTGGAGCCCATCTCCCTTCAAGGCCATCTCCTGGCCCCCACCCTGACATGACCATCCTCCCTCCCAGGTCCGAAAGCTGGTGCCCAGCCGTGACCAGACACTGCAGGAAGAGCTGGCACGGCAACAGGTGAGTGAGAGGCTACGGAGACAGTTTGCAGCCCAGGCCAATGCCGTTGGACCCTGGATCCAGGCAAAGGTGGAGGTAAGGGCTTGAATGCCGGGGCTAACCCCAGGGAATGGAGCCAGGACTGGGCTGCAGGGAGTTGGGAGCCCTCATTGTGCCTGGAAACCCCTGCAGGAGGTGGGACGGCTGGCAGCAGGACTGGCTGGCTCTCTGGAGGAGCAGATGGCCGGGCTGCGGCAGCAGGAACAGAACCTCATCAACTCTAAGAGCAACATTGACCGACTGGAAGGCGACCACCAGCTGCTGCAGGAGAGCCTGGTGTTCGACAACAAGCACACTGTCTACAGCATGGAGGTGCGATCACGCCCTCTCGGAAAGGAGGGGAGGCAGAACTGGCTGGGATGCCTGGGGCGGCCACAGCTGGACAGAGCATGTCTGTCCCAGGAGGCGCCCCAGTTGAGCTTGGCCAGTTCCCCCAGTGTAACCATGGGGATACTAATGATGACAAGTGATCTGTCCAGAGCCACAAAGCAATCTAAGGCCAGGCCAGGATTGGCCATGGCTCATTGATCAATACTTAATACATAATAAATCATCAAACTTTTGAGGCAGGAAGGGCTGCTGGGGGTCACTCACTGGAACCTCCAGGTGGGGTCAGAGGCCCAGTGAGGGGGAGGACTTGCTGGGGGTCACACAGAGGATTGGGAGTGGGGCTAGAGCTAGTGGCCAGACACTGGCCACCCACTGACTGGGGCCTGTCTCCTGCTCTCCAGCACATCCGTGTGGGCTGGGAGCAGCTGCTCACCTCCATTGCTCGCACTATCAATGAGGTGGAGAACCAGGTACTGACCCGAGACGCTAAGGGCCTGAGCCAGGAGCAGCTCAATGAGTTCCGGGCATCCTTCAACCACTTTGACCGGGTCAGCAGGGGCCCAGCCCTGGGGTAAGAGACTTGGGGGCTGGTGGGGTTTGGAGACTGAGCCTGATGTCCACTCACCCCTAGAAGCGGAACGGGATGATGGAGCCTGACGACTTCCGGGCTTGCCTCATCTCCATGGGCTATGACCTGGTGAGTATCCCAACCCCCTTCCCAGGAGGCCCATCAGTGCCCCTCTTCTCTGTACTGGTGGGATGTGTACCTCCCACCTTCATATCCATTATCTCCTTTACTGTTCCTCACACCCACCAGGGGCTagcaaaggcccagagaggtaaacTAATTTGGGTCTAATTCTGTGTGACCCCAAAGTCTGGGTGTGCAACATTTTTACCTCAGAGAAACAGCACTAAAGAGAGGGGTGTAGCCCCAGAAGAAGTCATTGCCATGGGCAGGAAGCAGATTTCAGCCTAGCATAAAGAACTTCCTAAAGCTAGGGCTGAGGTCGTGGAGGAAGGGAGCACCCTGTCACTGAGGGTGTGCAAGCCAAGGCTAGACAATCCCCGGGAGGGGACGCAGGAAGACCTCCTGGCTTTAGCACCCATGGGCATGGTGCTGGCCTCTATCTCTACAGGGAGAAGTGGAGTTTGCTCGCATCATGACCATGGTGGACCCCAACGCAGCTGGGGTTGTGACCTTCCAGGCCTTCATTGATTTCATGACCCGAGAGACAGCCGAGACTGACACGGCTGAGCAAGTTGTAGCCTCCTTCAAGATACTGGCAGGAGACAAGGTGAGCCTTGCGTGGTGGAGGGGGCTGGTGGGCTGGGGCGGGAACAGAACCTGTGGGCCCTCaactcctctcctcccccagaaCTACATCACCCCCGAGCTGCTACGGCGGGAGCTCCCAGCTGAGCAGGCTGAGTACTGCATCCGCCGTATGGCACCCTACAAGGGCTCCGGGGCTCCGGCTGGAGCCCTGGACTACGTGGCCTTCTCCAGTGCCCTCTACGGGGAGAGCGACCTCTGACCTCTGACCTTGACCCCTGAGGTTCTTCATGCAAGAAGGAGACGGTGCTTTCTGCAGCTGATCCCATCCATCCCTTGGAGCGAGGGCCTCAGAGAACGGCCAGccaaatatttctgaataaagaTCCATCCATgggcctctccccacctccttttGGTTCCTGAAGCAGAGGCTGGGCCCTCAGGCTCCTGGGCAGGACCAGCTATCCCACCTTGACCCACCAAGGGTTCCTACTGTCCCTCCTTGTCCTCAGGGACTGAGCATTCACACCACACTGGGGACCAGGACACCTCTTTATTGCTGTTAGAAAAGGGTGGTTACAAGTTTCCTGGATGTGAAATGGGACACTGTCCCCAAATCCAGGAGGAGCAGAAAATTTATGGCATCATGCAGAGGAAAGCCGGGGCAGGAAGCCAGAGCCTGCTGAAGACAGAATACTTTCTTCTTGCTCCTTATCTGAGCCCAAAGTTCTTATCCCAGCTTCGGCTATCAGGTTATGCTCCTTTACCCCAAGATCCTCCTAGCTACCACAATTCAATGAAGGTGCAATTGGGGAACTtcaggtgggagtggggtggagggAAGCTGGGGCTGTGCCTCTAGCCCAGTGCCCTTTGCTCACCCTGAGGTACCCAGTGCCGGTCCCTCAGCCAGCTGTGCCTCCTGAAGAGGGGCCTAGATACGCAGATCAGGCTGGGGAAAGGGCTGCTCTGTTCAGCACCAGGTCCTGAGCTAGTGGGCTCCTCAGTTCACCACCGCTGAGCTGGCCATAGCGTTCACACCACAGGACCCGGACCCACGATGCAAGTAGTAGTAACCCTGGGGAGAGGGGTTGGTGA of Cynocephalus volans isolate mCynVol1 chromosome 4, mCynVol1.pri, whole genome shotgun sequence contains these proteins:
- the ACTN3 gene encoding alpha-actinin-3 isoform X2 — protein: MMMVMQPQGLRAGEGPFVSGGGGGGDYMEQEEEWDRDLLLDPAWEKQQRKTFTAWCNSHLRKAGTQIENIEEDFRNGLKLMLLLEVISGERLPRPDKGKMRFHKIANVNKALDFIASKGVKLVSIGAEEIVDGNLKMTLGMIWTIILRFAIQDISVEETSAKEGLLLWCQRKTAPYRNVNVQNFHTSWKDGLALCALIHRHRPDLIDYAKLRKDDPIGNLNTAFEVAEKYLDIPKMLDAEDIVNTPKPDEKAIMTYVSCFYHAFAGAEQAETAANRICKVLAVNQENEKLMEEYEKLASELLEWIRRTVPWLENRVGEPSMSAMQRKLEDFRDYRRLHKPPRVQEKCQLEINFNTLQTKLRLSHRPAFMPSEGKLVSDIANAWQGLEQVEKGYEDWLLSEIRRLQRLQHLAEKFQQKASLHEAWTRGKEEMLSQRDYESASLQEVRALLRRHEAFESDLAAHQDRVEHIAALAQELNELDYHDAASVNSRCQAICDQWDNLGTLTQKRRDALERMEKLLDTIDQLQLEFARRAAPFNNWLDGAVEDLQDVWLVHSVEETQNLLTAHEQFKATLPEADRERGAILGIQGEIQKICQTYGLRPSSTNPYITLSPQDINTKWDMVRKLVPSRDQTLQEELARQQVSERLRRQFAAQANAVGPWIQAKVEEVGRLAAGLAGSLEEQMAGLRQQEQNLINSKSNIDRLEGDHQLLQESLVFDNKHTVYSMEHIRVGWEQLLTSIARTINEVENQVLTRDAKGLSQEQLNEFRASFNHFDRKRNGMMEPDDFRACLISMGYDLGEVEFARIMTMVDPNAAGVVTFQAFIDFMTRETAETDTAEQVVASFKILAGDKNYITPELLRRELPAEQAEYCIRRMAPYKGSGAPAGALDYVAFSSALYGESDL
- the ACTN3 gene encoding alpha-actinin-3 isoform X1, which produces MMMVMQPQGLRAGEGPFVSGGGGGGDYMEQEEEWDRDLLLDPAWEKQQRKTFTAWCNSHLRKAGTQIENIEEDFRNGLKLMLLLEVISGERLPRPDKGKMRFHKIANVNKALDFIASKGVKLVSIGAEEIVDGNLKMTLGMIWTIILRFAIQDISVEETSAKEGLLLWCQRKTAPYRNVNVQNFHTSWKDGLALCALIHRHRPDLIDYAKLRKDDPIGNLNTAFEVAEKYLDIPKMLDAEDIVNTPKPDEKAIMTYVSCFYHAFAGAEQAETAANRICKVLAVNQENEKLMEEYEKLASELLEWIRRTVPWLENRVGEPSMSAMQRKLEDFRDYRRLHKPPRVQEKCQLEINFNTLQTKLRLSHRPAFMPSEGKLVSDIANAWQGLEQVEKGYEDWLLSEIRRLQRLQHLAEKFQQKASLHEAWTRGKEEMLSQRDYESASLQEVRALLRRHEAFESDLAAHQDRVEHIAALAQELNELDYHDAASVNSRCQAICDQWDNLGTLTQKRRDALERMEKLLDTIDQLQLEFARRAAPFNNWLDGAVEDLQDVWLVHSVEETQNLLTAHEQFKATLPEADRERGAILGIQGEIQKICQTYGLRPSSTNPYITLSPQDINTKWDMVRKLVPSRDQTLQEELARQQVSERLRRQFAAQANAVGPWIQAKVEEVGRLAAGLAGSLEEQMAGLRQQEQNLINSKSNIDRLEGDHQLLQESLVFDNKHTVYSMEHIRVGWEQLLTSIARTINEVENQVLTRDAKGLSQEQLNEFRASFNHFDRKRNGMMEPDDFRACLISMGYDLGEVEFARIMTMVDPNAAGVVTFQAFIDFMTRETAETDTAEQVVASFKILAGDKVSLAWWRGLVGWGGNRTCGPSTPLLPQNYITPELLRRELPAEQAEYCIRRMAPYKGSGAPAGALDYVAFSSALYGESDL